The Gossypium hirsutum isolate 1008001.06 chromosome A03, Gossypium_hirsutum_v2.1, whole genome shotgun sequence genome contains the following window.
attgtaaaaaagacTGAATTACACAACAGGTAAATGTTaaggattatttttttaaaatcaagactATGTATAAATATTGtgggttaaagttgttattatgttaaatttaaaaGCCATCACATCATATTTCCGTTATTTAAGGATtgacaacaaaattaaataaataagtgactattttataactttttataattagaggataaaaaaaaacttatattgaATACTCTTTATTGATATCTGGAAGACATTTTTTTTCCTGTTCCCAGTTTCAGGTTAAAATTCTTACCCAACAAGAAAGTGATATTTGCTTTGCTGCACATGCATGCAACTGCCGACAATGATTTACTTTCCTGTTCTCTTTATCCTTTATGGCTTGAAATTTTGGATAGCAATTGTAGTTTTCAAATGTTCTAAAAAGATCAGCTGGAACCCTTTTTTACCAGGTTAAATTCAgttattagtccctatactttactaaaattataaatttagtccctgtacatttatttagtcatttttagcttatgtatttttagaattttaaagtcCTCACCAAATgattattgttaaatttattgagttttgatattttccaaaatctaattcaataaacatattatcatatatgtaatatcatatcaGCTTGTTATTTCCGAATATTACACATTAAAAATCCAGTTAATGGATTAACGACTGTGATTTACgttaatattgaaatttcaaaattcgagtAGTATATGAACTTAGAATGATCCAAATGAAGAATatagactaaatctacaactttgcATATAATACAAAACTAATACTTGAAGTTAACTACAATTGTTTGTGTTAGGACTAAAACTTCAAAATTCGAAAAGGACAagaattaaaattgatcaaattaaaatacaaagactaaatcAACAACATTCgtaaagtacatggactaatagtagaatttaacttttttttattacaagGAAACAAAACTTGAGGCTTAACCCACAATGATTAGGACAAGatgagtaaaaaaaaagaagaagaaatttatTTTCCAAATGTTGCTCTAAGGTTGGTTTTTCCATTGCAATGGCTGATACAAaggcaaatccaaataaaaatgaAGAATAAAAGGAACAATATCTCCCTTGAGATCTGACATTTGATATAAAGAGTTCAACTCCATTGATCATTTTCCTTAGAACCAGCTGTCAATTATGAAACTTCCATTAATTaggtgattatatatatatatatataaagcttaAACATTGTAAAGCTACTTAACTGGTTAGTTTGTAGCTGGTTTCCATATAGAGAATACTGATAAAAACCACAGTGGTCACGGAATGTAGGCCCTCCCTGCAATAATTCAATGTTATATATATGGAAAACCAGGAACTGGAAATCAAATTAAGGGAATTCAATTACCATTAAGTGTGTTGCAGATAATCCCTGTAGGGGATAATCAAATATACTCTCCATTGAAACTTCATCATAGGTCTGAACAAAATCAGTGTAACCCATAGTTATGAATGACTgaaagaacatatatatatatataagtggaGTTAATTCATTTACCTTGAAGAAATTTATAAGAGGAGAGCTGGTGGCAGTATCATCAAGACAAGAAGGCGGTACTTGTTGTTTAGCACCATTTTTATCCAATGCAGCAACTTGGGGTAAGGGATAATGATACTGGTCATCATcatgatcatcatcatcattgaagCAGCCATTAATTTCATAGAAGAAATGTGGTGGAGGTCCAGAAGATGCATCAGAAATCATGGAAaggtcttcttcttcttcttcttcaacgaCCTCTTCTTTATTACCTCTATCATTGCTATCTTTGAAATCATTGCTTGAAGGATTTGCAGACAGAATAGAGTGGTCTAAGTAATTAGTCCAACCAGATTCATAACCACTATTACATTCTGTGGCAAACAACCCATAGTCatccatatgattttttttttcccttACAAGAAAACCCTCCTACAACTCAATGTGTTTTTCCCTCTTGTGCATGGCAATTGGGTCCTTTTTATCAACAAGACAAAGTGTGATGGTAACTCAGTTGAGAGTGACAGGGTGAGGTTATAAGTGTGTATGTGCCCCACATTAGGGATAGAAAGTAAGGGATTGACAATGACCATAGAGAAAAATATCAAGACTCCAAATCATACACTAGTTTTGTGCCCCCATACTCTCACCATTTTGGTATTGTTTTCGGTCTGGATTTTGTCTTTTGATTCTACTCTAAAACCTTAATGAATTCGCATAGTAAAGATACCTTAAATCGTCAATTTTCGAGATAATCTCATTCTATGaactactaatttttttttttgtaaaatcaaaGTGCTACTTGGTGTGTTCCTCTACCATTCAAGGAGGTACATGTAATgtgaaaataagaaagaaagagagagagacaAGGGAAAGTCACTAAAACCCTTCACATGCTAGAGAGCGAGGCAATGTGTACCCTCTTTGCAGATCCGGGAACACCTCCATTTTCCTTTCCTCACCATTTATGGACACCTACTCTTTCCATAGTAGAGGTGTTCAAATCgaacttaaaatttatatattcaaatttcatcGATTAAACTTAGGAGAGAGCCGATTAAGCTGAACAGCTAACTCTAGAGAATATGGTCCTCACGTACAAGACATCTAATATCATGTACAAAGTACTAACTGTATATCagtcattttctttcattttcaagtttaattCTCCCCATGTGTAATGTTTAGTCACTTTTAGTTaggcaaaaaaaaagaagaagagtaaactacaaaaatagtcacttttgtttgactCAGGTTACACTttgtcacttatgtttgaaatgttacgttttagtcacttatgttattattttgttacgaaatgaTCACTCTTctgttaagttccgttatctcctTAACGATAATCCTATGTGCAGTCCAACTAAATTTTAAGTGTCAACTTGGATTTCCAAATAGGAtgagaatagatttttaattaaataaatttaattaattaaaaattttaaaccctaaatattAGTTGGAAAAACTGTTCATCTcctctattttttttagttttctttttcatttgacTAAAAAAAGCTATTATCATCAGAATTTTTTATTCACGTACAAAAACAAAACAGGATTCAATGAAGGGTTTAGGTATGTATTCTTTACCGACAAATTTATGTTCTAAGACTTAAAATCAAGTGGTTTATTTGTTCAATccgatttttttttgtttgttctaAGATAAATTTATGTCTTCTTCACGTTCTTGAATAATTGGTTTCTCAATCCGACTTTTTGTCTTACAACAAACAAGAGATTATGAACAAACAAGCCGATTCAGATTGAAACCCATGCATTTAGTCTATAACCCTAAACCGAATTAGTATAAGCACATATTTATGGAACAAAAGCTAAACACAACATACACCACATAAATGAAAATACAAAAGCATGATGAATGAAAAAAatctttcttttatgtttttaggaCAAagggtgtttttttttctttttcctttttgattatattttgtccaattatatacatacatatatatatatagacaacaGCCTAAGCCTATGCTGACAAGACTTTATTTGTAAGGATGAAAGAGCCCCTCAAAACCCTAGCTAATAAGGTTTGGGATTGGGAGATGCCCTAAATATCTGTACTTCATGGCCAGGGACCACATTATTTAAAACTTTCACCAAATTATGTAGCTGCTTCatcattatttttttagatttcccATCTTAGTTATCTTTGCTAATCATATTCAGAATCGAGCCAAATTCAACCCTTAAACAGGTTAAAgctctttcaattttattttctccGCCTCTAAGCTTTACTTAGAGATATCAGCACTTGACTGAAAATGGTAAATCATATTGGTAGTCACctaattattagtaatttttctTAGCTaatcaattatgaaaagttacaaaatgttcactcaattattaaaaaaaagtaaaattgaaaaaaaattaaattacacaatgtgtaaacattgagggttaatttttttagtatcaagactaaattgacacaatgtataaatgttgagggttaaagttgctattatgccaattttaaatgTTGTCACATCATCTTTCACCAGCCATTTAACGGTTGGTTACCAAAAAAATTTGAATAGTTGGataactattttgtaatttgtcATAGTTGAGTGTAGAGTTGTCTATATATAGGTCGAGCCAAGACCCGATTCCAAAATCGTTTATGTCTAGGCTTGTTTTCAGGTCAGTCCGACCCgtcaaaaaaatctatttcattgttcaaaaaataataaaattttaaaaatattattttttattatttaaatcgaATTCAAGCCGATTAGGCCAGACCAAGATACAAAAATCATTATCTAAGTCCGGCTCAAATAGAGATAGGCCTATCAGGTCAAATAGACTATATCTGACCCTTAAATAAATCTAGTTAATAATTAGATGAGTGCAAATATaatttacatatacatatataaccaTCTCATTCAAAGAAATAGAATATGAGTTAATTGTGGTTTTCAACTTACCATCTTTCTAAGTAGTGATGAAGCATATTTGAGGGATGAAAACTTGCCTAGTCTTTCCACACATACGCATCctcttcctctctctctctctaaagTCTTGCTTGGTGAATGCAAGATTAGGTTGGATAATGTGGTATCCTATCCAGCTCATATGGGCCACAATTTTAAACAATTCGGTCATATGGGTTTTGTAAGAGTTTTGGGTCCATAATTCTACTTTGACCCTGCATTTtcattgtaacagcctaattttcagtgatgtcgaaacagtgattcgagatcactaaattcgacaaatgagtaggaaatattattaatttagtgagtataagttaaatgtgaagttaggaaaaattttgaaatagtgaaatgtacaaaaaatatatatattaaaataattagaattgaaaaagaggtatcgagacctcgggaattttaaatcgagccataaatatttttataaatatttatggagtgttaataagttagtattaaagtttcgtcaagaaattttaaagtactgatagctaattgaacaaaaaggactaaattgtatcaaatgcaaaattgtgggaaatgattaatagcttaaatgataaaagaaagagggtttaaaaggcaaatagaccaaggtctatttgggctggacggcaagagcatgaaatcaccaagaaaataagggaaaaattgcaaaattgcaaaatttacttaataaagctaggactaaagtggaattatctagatttctctttatttttctgcattctcatcagcaaaaacaccatggaagagttcccttaagctggttttttcatatttttactgcaagtaagttcaactcttgattatttcttgaaatttttgtgtttctgtgacttttacaactaggtccatttgttgaattcattagttcttgattctatgaaagaaattgaaagtttctatgaatatgtgctggaagtatatgatgatttgacatagaattagagctttaaattgtttatatgctgattttattgaaagaattgaatagaaagtgaatgtttgggacctaaattgtaaaagagtttgaagttagagttttatgtggaaattctgaatttcaatagttatgaaataacttataatgtctaggaaaattattaattgagaaaattagtttaattgaggggttaattaagtaaggactgaattgtatgaactgtgaaatttggggtaaaatgaaaatcaacattttgcactaaaacagttttagacagcagcaatagtctaactttgaaaaatctccaaaaattttagaaatataattataggatgaataaaatatgaaattaaatcttattgagtctagtttcttatagaagaaacggtgtaagcaatggaattgtaaatcatgagatataataagttttgtaagacaatgtcagaataattttgggttcccctgttctgactttggaaaatcataaaaaattggataaaaataattaagggattaaatttatatgtttaaaatccttaaagagtctattttcaatagaaataaccgggaacatcatccgaatctcttacaatgagataattaattcttagtgaagaagggtcagaactgtcagacagcagaacaagggcaactttaaagaataaactgtacttattggctaaaccaaaaattatgaaaattttatggtaataatataagtaagtctagtttcatagaaaattagcggatcttaatttcgagttctgtagcttaagatataaataatttagtgactatgatgcaaatggacagttttgaatatacataagtaaatagggaaattattgataatgttacttgttgcatgttatataaattaaggatgtggaatggagaggaggaggaaaatatgtatgaatattcagctagcatggctaatttgtatgttttaggctcatggactaaattgaataaaagtaaaattttatgggcaattttgtaaaaaaatgttagaaatgaccaatttgcatgaaatggattattttattatttaaattacaaaattgaatgaaattattaatttagctcaagatcagggaaaaacatgttttaaggattaaattgaaaagtgttgaaattatggaaaattctgacattttatagaattcataggttgttatcaatttgtgtgagaataacggctagaaataaggattaaattgcaataattttattttattttaacctaaggatgaaatcgtcattaattaaaagtttaggggtaaaatgataattttgtttagagcattagttgaatgtattataacatgaaataaatgaaaacgatgatcaatttctttataaagatccggatgacttgaatacgagacttgaacgtataaaagaaaagatatcggattaatgaaatatttgataaatgaatcggtaactccggtaatgctccgtaactctattccggtgacggattcgggttaggggcgttacattcaTACCTTCCCAAAGTTAGTAAACCCACGGCAGAGGTTCATACTAacccttaaatgtgaaaactattTCCTCTTGTAGGTGAAAACCTAAGTTAAGGGTTCTTATCAACCTAAATATTATAACACCACATATAACTTATTAGTCACTCTAAAATAAAGttgtttctattttggttactcgaaaagaattttattaatttggttaTGATCATtaaagaaattggccaaaattaTCACTCTATcgttaaatttaatgaaatgctcttatttctttcttttttttatttgatgccGCTTTCTTTAAAGATTCAGTCGCTTCCTCCATTGTACCACCGCCTTTGAGTATTGTCTtataatttctctttattttccttgttttccTTCTCATTTCTTCTCTTGACCCACAACCATCGCTTTTCACCATTGTTGTTGTGATCATCTAACGTCTTCTTCAATATTGATAAATGCTAAAAGTAATATGtattaatctcattcttaatgtgtttttgggtgattattcgatgttaattgtgaatAGTATGttcataatcctttaaattcatgtttttatgccTAATAGAGCACTTTAAagcaaaaggagcgaaaaatgagcaaaaatcataaaatcagAAAAAGCTATAAGAGCCACACGGACTGACCCATTCCACACATCTTGCACACACTGCCGTGTGACCCACACAGgctaccacacgaccatgtggtagcCCGTGTCGATTTCATGGATTTGCACCCTGAACTGTAGAAAATCacgatttttaagttttttttggaTATTCTAAGgtgtatatatgacaaaaataaaaagatgggAGGGAGTCGTcataaaatattcaagaaaataactcaaaaaacaccattaaagctgattctgaagcatatttccgtcaagattgaagactctcagttgatttcttaggagattatcatgagtttttttatttcttttggttatattgtatcttaaatgtttttattttcatgtaTGAACTAATTTTGTAAATACCTAGGGAGACGAACCTTATGATGGATTTTgtcgtttga
Protein-coding sequences here:
- the LOC107888133 gene encoding protein SOB FIVE-LIKE 5 — protein: MDDYGLFATECNSGYESGWTNYLDHSILSANPSSNDFKDSNDRGNKEEVVEEEEEEDLSMISDASSGPPPHFFYEINGCFNDDDDHDDDQYHYPLPQVAALDKNGAKQQVPPSCLDDTATSSPLINFFKTYDEVSMESIFDYPLQGLSATHLMGGPTFRDHCGFYQYSLYGNQLQTNHWF